The Kitasatospora albolonga nucleotide sequence TGCGCGCGGACGTGCGTACGGCGGAGTGCGGGTGCGGGCGTACATCCGGATTGCTCGGTACCGCTGGTATTGCGCTCAACAGTCTGCCTTGTCGCGGGCGGACTCGTCAGCAGTGGGTGACGCTCTGCACAAGGCTTCGACAACGATTGGGGAACCGTGTGCGGTACCGGTGCCGGACAGATAGCTGACGGTTCGTCAGATCGACGCTACCGTGGAACGCATGGAGACCTTCCCCAAGATCATCTCGGTGGACGACCACACGGTGGAGCCCGCACATGTCTGGCGGGACCGGCTCCCGTCCAAGTACGCGGACTCCGGGCCGCGGGTCGTCCGCGCACCGCTGAAGGAAATGACCTTCCTGGGCGGAAAGTTCGCACCCGTGATGGGTGCACCGGGCGACGAGGGCCCGGTGGGCGACTGGTGGGTCTACGAGGACCTGCGCCGGCCGCTCACCCGCCTGGACACCGCCGTCGGCTACGACAGGGACGAGATCAAGCTGGAGATCATCACCTACGAGCAGATGCGGCCGGGCTCCTTCTCGGTCCCCGACCGGCTCGCCGACATGGACGTCAACCACGTCCAGTCCGCCCTCTGTTTCCCGACCTTCCCGCGCTTCTGCGGCCAGACGTTCACCGAAGCGAAGGATCGCGAGCTGGGGCTGCTCGGGGTGCGCGCGTACAACGACTGGATGGTGGAGGAGTGGTGCGGCCCCGAGGCGCACGGCCGCCTCATCCCGCTCACCCTCGTCCCGCTCTGGGACGCGGAGCTGGCCGCCGCCGAGGTCCGGCGCAACGCGGCCCGGGGCGTGCGCGCGGTCGCGTTCTCCGAGATACCTCCCCATCTCGGG carries:
- a CDS encoding amidohydrolase; the encoded protein is METFPKIISVDDHTVEPAHVWRDRLPSKYADSGPRVVRAPLKEMTFLGGKFAPVMGAPGDEGPVGDWWVYEDLRRPLTRLDTAVGYDRDEIKLEIITYEQMRPGSFSVPDRLADMDVNHVQSALCFPTFPRFCGQTFTEAKDRELGLLGVRAYNDWMVEEWCGPEAHGRLIPLTLVPLWDAELAAAEVRRNAARGVRAVAFSEIPPHLGLPSIHTDEWNPFLAACDETGTVIAMHIGSSSRMPSTSADAPPAVGSTITFANCCFSMVDWLMSGKFERFPNLRIMYAEGQIGWIPYILERADVVWEENRAWGGVADKVHRPPSELFADHVYGCFFDDAFGLRNLDAIGVGNVLYETDYPHSDSTWPKSREVGEAQMGHLAPDVVDRIVRGNAIDLLGLTEDGLWAGA